Proteins co-encoded in one Bacillus paramycoides genomic window:
- the hslV gene encoding ATP-dependent protease proteolytic subunit HslV: MGNFHATTIFAVHHNGECAMAGDGQVTMGNAVVMKHTARKVRKLFQGKVLAGFAGSVADAFTLFEMFEGKLEEYNGNLQRAAVEMAKQWRGDKMLRQLEAMLIVMDKTTMLLVSGTGEVIEPDDGILAIGSGGNYALSAGRALKQYASEHLTAKQIAKASLDIAGDICVYTNHNIIVEEL; this comes from the coding sequence ATGGGAAATTTCCACGCTACAACGATATTTGCAGTTCATCATAATGGAGAATGTGCAATGGCTGGAGATGGCCAGGTGACAATGGGAAATGCTGTTGTAATGAAACATACAGCTCGTAAAGTTCGTAAACTTTTCCAAGGGAAAGTTTTAGCTGGTTTTGCAGGCTCGGTTGCTGATGCATTTACTCTTTTTGAAATGTTTGAAGGAAAATTAGAAGAGTATAATGGGAACTTGCAGCGTGCTGCTGTTGAAATGGCGAAACAATGGCGTGGCGACAAAATGTTACGTCAGCTAGAAGCGATGCTCATTGTCATGGATAAAACAACGATGCTCCTTGTTTCAGGTACAGGAGAAGTGATTGAACCGGATGATGGTATTTTAGCAATTGGATCTGGCGGGAATTATGCGCTTTCAGCAGGTCGTGCTTTAAAGCAATATGCAAGTGAACATTTAACAGCGAAGCAAATTGCGAAAGCGAGTTTAGACATTGCAGGCGATATTTGTGTGTATACAAACCACAATATAATTGTGGAAGAATTGTAG
- the xerC gene encoding tyrosine recombinase XerC produces the protein MNVKKLLQLFVGYLQIERNYSKYTIASYQNDLEHFVQFMEREGISSFLDITYADVRLYLTTLHDEKLARKSVARKVSSLRSLYRFLMREGYRKDNPFALASLPKKELSIPKFLYAEELEELFEVSDTETPLGQRNQALLELMYATGIRVSECVNLQLTDIDFAVGTILVMGKGKKQRYIPFGSYAQDALITYIENGRKQLAQKTEEHSHMVFLNAKGTPLTSRGVRYVLNELIKKASLTMRISPHMLRHTFATHMLDEGADLRTVQELLGHENLSTTQIYTHVSKERLRSVYMKHHPRA, from the coding sequence GTGAATGTGAAGAAATTGTTACAATTATTCGTTGGATATTTACAAATTGAAAGAAATTATTCAAAATATACAATTGCAAGTTATCAAAATGATTTAGAACATTTTGTGCAATTTATGGAGCGAGAAGGCATATCCTCTTTTTTAGATATTACATACGCGGATGTTCGTTTGTACTTAACGACGTTGCACGATGAAAAGTTAGCCCGTAAATCTGTCGCAAGAAAAGTATCAAGCTTACGAAGTTTATATCGTTTTTTGATGCGTGAAGGTTATCGAAAAGATAATCCGTTTGCACTTGCGTCACTCCCCAAAAAAGAATTGTCAATCCCAAAGTTTTTATATGCTGAAGAATTAGAGGAATTATTTGAAGTTTCTGATACGGAAACACCGCTAGGTCAAAGGAATCAAGCTTTATTAGAGTTGATGTATGCGACTGGAATCCGTGTGAGTGAATGTGTCAATTTACAACTTACCGATATTGACTTCGCGGTGGGAACAATTTTAGTAATGGGAAAAGGAAAAAAACAAAGGTATATTCCGTTCGGGAGCTATGCACAAGATGCTTTAATTACTTATATAGAGAACGGGAGAAAACAGTTAGCTCAAAAAACTGAAGAACACTCTCATATGGTATTTTTAAACGCGAAAGGCACGCCGCTGACAAGTCGAGGGGTACGCTATGTATTAAACGAACTCATTAAGAAAGCTTCCCTGACAATGCGGATAAGTCCTCACATGTTAAGGCATACATTTGCTACACACATGTTAGATGAAGGGGCAGATTTACGTACTGTACAGGAGCTACTCGGTCATGAGAATTTGTCGACGACACAAATTTATACGCATGTCTCTAAAGAAAGATTGCGTTCTGTCTACATGAAGCATCACCCACGGGCATAA
- the trmFO gene encoding FADH(2)-oxidizing methylenetetrahydrofolate--tRNA-(uracil(54)-C(5))-methyltransferase TrmFO — MTTQVVNVIGAGLAGSEAAYQIAKRGVQVRLYEMRPVRQTPAHHTDKFAELVCSNSLRANTLTNAVGVIKEEMRLMDSVIIRAADECSVPAGGALAVDRHEFAAKVTEYVKNHPNVTVMNEEITEIPEGPTVIATGPLTSPDLSAQLKELTGEDYFYFYDAAAPIVEKDSIDMNKVYLKSRYDKGEAAYLNCPMTEEEFDRFYEALIAAETVPLKEFEKEIFFEGCMPVEVMASRGRQTLVFGPMKPVGLEDPKTGKTPYAVVQLRQDDAAGTLYNIVGFQTHLKWGPQKEVLQLIPGLENAEIVRYGVMHRNTFINSPNLLRPTYQYKQRDDLFFAGQMTGVEGYVESAASGLLAGINAARLVKGEEPVVLPPVTAMGSMANYITATNAKNFQPMNANFGLFAPLEKKIKKKAERNEAYATRALETIQNFVNI, encoded by the coding sequence AGCAGCTTACCAAATTGCAAAACGTGGTGTCCAAGTAAGATTATATGAAATGAGACCGGTAAGGCAAACGCCAGCTCATCACACAGATAAATTTGCAGAGTTAGTATGTAGTAACTCGCTTCGTGCGAACACATTAACAAATGCTGTTGGTGTTATTAAAGAAGAAATGCGCTTAATGGATTCTGTTATTATTCGTGCAGCTGATGAGTGCTCTGTACCAGCAGGAGGGGCTTTAGCTGTAGATCGTCATGAGTTTGCGGCAAAAGTAACGGAATACGTGAAGAACCATCCAAACGTAACTGTGATGAATGAAGAAATCACTGAAATTCCAGAAGGTCCTACTGTTATCGCGACAGGTCCACTTACGTCACCTGATCTTTCTGCACAATTAAAAGAATTAACAGGTGAAGACTATTTTTATTTCTATGATGCTGCAGCACCGATTGTTGAGAAAGACAGCATTGATATGAATAAAGTGTATTTAAAATCTCGTTATGATAAAGGTGAAGCGGCATATTTAAACTGCCCAATGACGGAAGAGGAATTTGATCGTTTTTACGAGGCTTTAATCGCTGCTGAAACAGTACCTTTAAAAGAATTTGAAAAAGAAATTTTCTTTGAAGGTTGTATGCCGGTAGAAGTTATGGCAAGTAGAGGAAGACAGACACTAGTATTTGGACCGATGAAACCTGTTGGATTAGAAGATCCGAAAACAGGGAAAACGCCATATGCTGTTGTTCAGTTACGTCAAGACGATGCAGCGGGAACGTTATACAATATCGTAGGTTTCCAAACGCATTTAAAGTGGGGACCACAAAAAGAAGTGTTACAGTTGATTCCAGGACTGGAAAACGCAGAGATTGTACGTTATGGTGTTATGCATCGTAATACGTTTATTAACTCACCTAATTTACTTCGTCCAACATACCAATATAAACAACGTGATGATTTATTCTTCGCTGGTCAAATGACTGGAGTAGAGGGATATGTTGAATCGGCAGCTTCAGGATTGCTAGCAGGTATTAATGCTGCTCGACTTGTGAAAGGTGAAGAGCCAGTTGTATTACCGCCTGTAACTGCAATGGGAAGTATGGCGAATTATATTACTGCGACAAACGCGAAAAACTTCCAACCAATGAATGCGAACTTCGGATTGTTTGCACCGTTAGAGAAGAAAATTAAGAAGAAAGCAGAACGTAATGAAGCCTATGCAACACGCGCTTTAGAAACGATTCAAAATTTTGTAAATATTTAG